TTAAAGAACAAAAAAATGGATTTGTCGCGCAAAATGAACGTTGGACGATTGAAAATTTAAAAGCTCAATCTAACTTGCCGGATGAAGTGATTAATATGTTAATTCATTATTCATTGGTCGTGTTAAACAATCCATCACTTAATCAAAATATGGTGAATACGATTGCGAATAATTGGGCACAAAATAAAGTGTTTAAAGCATCTGAAGCTTTAAAACAAGTGAAAAACTTCAAACAAGAATCGACTAAGAAAGCAACAAGCAAGAATTATCGTCGAAACTACTCGACAAAACCAACGAGAAAAGAAACATTACCAGACTGGGCGACAGATGACAGTCGAAAAGAAACGCCTCTTTCAGGAGAAGAATTATCTCTGTTAGAGCAACAATTAAAGAAATTTAATCAAGGTGGTGAGTCATCATGAAACATATTAATCAACAACTGAATCGAACCGTTAATAACCAAAATATCCAAGACCGTCTAGTTAAACTAATGGAAATTGTGCAAAAAGATCAAGATGTTCAAACGTTTATTGCAGAGCATCGTGATCAGTTGACCGATGATGATATTTTAAAAAGTTCAGCTAAACTATATGAGTTTGTCAAAGAAAAAGAAAAATTTCTTACCAATGACGCCAGTATGATTGCCCCAGGATACGAGCCAAAACTATTTTTAAATCATCATTTTATTGATGTTACCTATGTTCCGACTGAAGAACTATTGAAGAAAAAAGAGTATGAGACCATTCGCAATCGCGTACAAGCCATTTCTATGCCAAAAGACATAAAAGACGCCTCATTAGATCAGTTTAATATTACGGCTGAGAGAAAAGAAGCATTGAGCGAAGCCATAATGTTTATGAATGATTACTATGAAAACCCCAAAGAATTTCATCAAGGGCTGTACTTATATGGTACATTTGGCGTAGGAAAAACCTATTTGTTAGGA
This genomic stretch from Vagococcus sp. CY52-2 harbors:
- the dnaI gene encoding primosomal protein DnaI, with protein sequence MKHINQQLNRTVNNQNIQDRLVKLMEIVQKDQDVQTFIAEHRDQLTDDDILKSSAKLYEFVKEKEKFLTNDASMIAPGYEPKLFLNHHFIDVTYVPTEELLKKKEYETIRNRVQAISMPKDIKDASLDQFNITAERKEALSEAIMFMNDYYENPKEFHQGLYLYGTFGVGKTYLLGAIANGLATKGIRTTIIHFPTFCVEMKHSIKDDSVASKIDTVKKTPILMLDDIGADSMSAWIRDDVLGVILQYRMQEKLPTFFSSNLDMKQLEEEHLRFSQKGDDEPLKAKRIMERIKYLSKQITMIGENRRLDN